A genomic region of Nymphaea colorata isolate Beijing-Zhang1983 chromosome 2, ASM883128v2, whole genome shotgun sequence contains the following coding sequences:
- the LOC116248195 gene encoding zinc finger protein BALDIBIS-like, translating to MAAGPPVKKSFEVMEEERCIGSATNQVKQQSTSSPATTSAPQKKKRNLPGTPNPDAEVIALSPKTLMATNRFICEVCNKGFQREQNLQLHRRGHNLPWKLRQKSNKEVKKKVYLCPEPTCVHHDPSRALGDLTGIKKHYSRKHGEKKWKCEKCSKKYAVQSDWKAHSKTCGTREYRCDCGTLFSRRDSFITHRAFCDALAQESARLPTGLSTIAGQLYNNSSSNSVGLGLSQIGSLADQTHSSANILRLGGAGATQFDQLLPPNFSFRSPQPPPSFFSSCNGGGGSSNQDFHEDAQAQQGLLQSKPPTYPGLMQLPDLSSNSTNSSAAKVPNNVFSLSFLSQNSNGGNKQGDGRTNVLLQDQFSGSIMSDHMTSSVPSLYNSQLQVDTVVPQMSATALLQKAAQLGATTSAGNQLRTFNSSTPKGTTSHDTSSAGIGLQWQEQRPPSSPSSSSLPTATQSPPSSRTQLLPTSLPIKGLDQMRANVSIGQETHFQEFMNSLVNGSSSMFGGDARGIDEFVEYNGSHRMNLQLQHRANHVSNLQDSMEGKLHQNGGASSSNVAGTDEMTRDFLGVGGMSRGFIGGGFTHRDQQQHHTMNLVSFDSEMKSLARSYSERMQ from the exons ATGGCTGCTGGTCCTCCTGTGAAGAAGTCGTTTGAAGtgatggaagaagaaagatgtatAGGCTCCGCAACAAACCAGGTCAAGCAACAGTCAACATCTTCACCGGCTACGACAAGCGCacctcaaaagaagaagagaaatctCCCTGGAACACCAA ATCCAGATGCGGAAGTGATTGCACTGTCACCCAAGACCCTGATGGCCACAAACAGGTTCATATGTGAGGTTTGCAACAAAGGGTTTCAGAGGGAACAGAACCTACAGCTCCACAGGAGAGGCCACAATCTTCCATGGAAGCTGAGGCAGAAATCAAACAAAGAGGTCAAGAAGAAGGTCTATCTTTGTCCAGAACCCACATGCGTCCACCATGACCCATCAAGGGCGTTAGGTGACCTCACTGGCATCAAGAAACACTATTCCAGGAAACATGGCGAGAAGAAATGGAAGTGTGAGAAGTGCTCTAAGAAATATGCAGTTCAGTCTGACTGGAAAGCCCACTCCAAGACATGCGGTACAAGAGAGTATAGATGCGATTGCGGAACCCTATTCTCAAG GCGTGATAGCTTCATCACTCATAGGGCATTCTGTGATGCACTGGCACAAGAGAGTGCAAGGCTTCCAACTGGGCTAAGCACGATCGCAGGGCAGCTATacaacaacagcagcagcaacagcgtGGGTTTAGGACTGTCTCAGATCGGTTCTCTAGCAGATCAAACTCATTCTTCTGCTAATATCCTCAGGCTTGGTGGAGCAGGAGCAACACAATTCGACCAACTACTCCCACCTAATTTTTCATTTCGATCGCCGCAGCCACCACCTTCGTTCTTCTCTTCCTGCAATGGCGGTGGCGGCAGCTCTAATCAGGATTTCCATGAGGACGCCCAAGCTCAGCAAGGACTGCTCCAGAGCAAACCTCCCACTTATCCCGGATTGATGCAGCTGCCCGACTTATCGAGTAACAGCACAAATAGCTCAGCTGCGAAGGTGCCAAACAACGTCTTCAGTCTCAGTTTCCTCTCGCAGAACAGCAATGGCGGCAACAAGCAGGGTGACGGGAGAACCAACGTCTTGCTTCAGGACCAGTTCAGTGGCAGTATCATGAGTGACCACATGACCTCATCTGTGCCTTCGCTTTACAACTCCCAGCTACAGGTTGACACAGTGGTCCCTCAGATGTCAGCCACTGCGCTGCTTCAAAAAGCTGCTCAATTGGGTGCAACCACCAGTGCTGGGAACCAGCTGAGAACGTTCAACAGCTCCACCCCAAAGGGCACCACAAGCCATGACACGTCCTCCGCCGGGATAGGCCTGCAGTGGCAGGAGCAAAGGCCGCCATCATCGCCATCTTCGTCATCTCTGCCCACTGCAACTCAGAGCCCTCCGAGCAGCAGGACTCAGCTGCTACCAACGTCACTCCCCATCAAGGGCCTTGACCAGATGAGAGCCAATGTCAGCATTGGGCAGGAAACCCACTTCCAGGAATTCATGAATTCGCTGGTGAATGGCAGTAGTTCCATGTTTGGGGGTGACGCTAGAGGTATTGATGAGTTTGTAGAATACAACGGTAGCCATAGAATGAACTTGCAGCTCCAGCACAGGGCAAACCATGTTTCCAATTTACAGGATTCTATGGAGGGAAAGCTACACCAGAATGGTGGTGCTTCGTCTTCGAACGTGGCGGGCACAGATGAGATGACTAGAGACTTTCTTGGTGTTGGAGGGATGAGCAGAGGGTTTATTGGAGGTGGGTTCACTCATAGGGATCAGCAGCAACACCACACCATGAATTTGGTTTCTTTCGATTCGGAAATGAAGTCACTGGCTAGGTCCTATAGTGAGAGGATGCAGTGA
- the LOC116247345 gene encoding protein CHROMATIN REMODELING 19 isoform X2, whose amino-acid sequence MKRAFEELSDDEWENHSFQLSRVLKNQSQVKGHPHEHVMNGKSLPSIESFAFQKKKTECVPLSLVEVQSSEEDDDFELGRQRVNRNRNKSVSMAPPYPQNLKDDNFKFCQSRKNVHKSSEDDDDDFEIGKSRVNRNKKKPVPKSPQKPQSLEDDDFEVGGSKMIVNRSRRLVVVDDSDDDTGIGGSDVAHLGAVEVGAVSDDSEGADEDDVVGNALQKCDKISATLRKELYGSASVPSTSCEGYSEVEDSAAKIVTQADISAACADEDSDFEPVLKPYQLVGVNFLLLLYRKKIGGAILADEMGLGKTIQAITYLTLLKHLDNDPGPHLIVCPASVLENWERELQRWCPSFSVIQYHGAARAAYAKELNFLSKSGHPPPFNVLLVCYSLFERHSVQQKDDRRLLKRWKWSCVLMDEAHVLKDRGSYRRKNLFSVAKNANQRLMLTGTPLQNDLHELWSLLEFMMPEIFETGDVDLKKLLNAEDKEMIARIKSILAPFVLRRLKSDVMQQLVPKIQRVEYVTMVPEQDTAYRESINEYRAACEARAVKNSASAEQNSTSFLPQRQISNYFTQFRKIANHPLLVRRIFSDSDAVRLARMLHPRGAFGFECTLERVISELKTYNDFALHKLLVSYGGSDAVGALEKKHVLGSAKCQALAELLPSLKKAGHRVLIFSQWTTMLDILEWALDVIGVTYSRLDGSTQVAERQTIVDTFNNDTSIFACLLSTRAGGQGLNLTGADTVIIHDMDFNPQMDRQAEDRCHRIGQTKPVTVYRYLKILQGKM is encoded by the exons ATGAAACGGGCCTTTGAAGAATTGTCCGATGATGAATGGGAGAACCACTCGTTTCAACTGTCCagagttttgaaaaatcaatctCAAGTGAAAGGTCATCCACACGAGCATGTCATGAATGGAAAGTCTCTTCCCTCAattgaatcttttgcatttcagaagaagaaaacagaatgTGTACCTCTATCCTTAGTTGAGGTGCAGAGCtcagaagaagatgatgattttGAACTTGGAAGGCAAAGAGTTAACAGGAATAGAAACAAAAGTGTATCCATGGCTCCTCCTTATCCCCAAAATTTGAAGGatgataatttcaaattttgccaAAGCAGAAAAAATGTCCATAAATCCTCAgaggatgatgacgatgatTTTGAAATTGGTAAGAGCAGAGTTAACAGGAATAAGAAAAAACCTGTACCAAAGTCGCCTCAGAAGCCTCAAAGTTTGGAGGATGATGATTTTGAGGTTGGTGGGAGCAAAATGATTGTAAATCGGTCTAGGAGGCTGGTTGTTGTAGATGACAGTGATGATGATACTGGAATTGGTGGGAGTGATGTTGCACACTTAGGAGCAGTTGAAGTTGGGGCAGTTTCAGATGATAGTGAAGGTGCTGATGAAGATGATGTGGTTGGTAATGCTCTCCAGAAGTGTGACAAGATATCTGCTACCCTGCGTAAGGAACTCTATGGGAGTGCTTCGGTCCCCTCAACATCATGTGAAGGTTACTCAGAAGTTGAGGACTCTGCTGCAAAGATTGTCACTCAA GCAGATATTAGTGCTGCTTGTGCTGATGAAGATTCAGATTTTGAACCAGTTCTTAAACCATATCAGCTTGTGGGAGTGAACTTTCTCCTTTTGTTGTATAGAAAGAAAATTGGTGGAG ccATATTGGCCGATGAGATGGGCCTTGGGAAGACCATCCAG GCAATCACATATTTGACTTTGTTGAAACACTTGGACAATGATCCTGGTCCCCATTTGATTGTTTGTCCGGCCTCAGTCTTAGAGAACTGGGAACGAGAGCTCCAAAGATGGTGCCCATCCTTTTCAGTCATCCAATATCATGGGGCTGCAAGAGCAGCCTATGCCAAGgaattgaattttctttctaaatctGGTCATCCACCACCATTTAACGTGCTTTTAGTCTGCTATTCTCTTTTTGAACGACATAG TGTACAACAGAAGGATGACCGTAGATTACTAAAACGTTGGAAATGGAGTTGTGTGCTAATGGATGAAGCTCACGTCTTGAAGGACAGAGGTAGCTACCGTAGGAAAAATCTGTTTTCTGTTGCAAAAAATGCAAATCAGCGCCTGATGTTGACAGGAACTCCTCTTCAAAATGACCTTCAT GAACTGTGGTCCTTACTAGAGTTCATGATGCCTGAGATTTTTGAGACTGGAGATGTGGATTTGAAAAAGTTGTTAAATGCAGAAGATAAAGAAATGATTGCACGCATAAAATCCATTTTGGCACCCTTTGTCTTGAGGCGATTGAAATCAGATGTCATGCAGCAACTTGTGCCCAAAATACAGAGG GTTGAATATGTAACCATGGTACCTGAACAGGATACTGCTTATAGAGAATCAATTAATGAGTATCGTGCTGCTTGTGAAGCTCGTGCTGTAAAAAATTCTGCTTCTGCAGAACAAAACAGCACCAGTTTTCTGCCACAACGACAAATTTCCAACTATTTTACACAGTTCCGGAAG ATTGCAAATCACCCACTGTTAGTAAGGCGAATATTTAGTGACAGTGATGCTGTCAGGTTAGCTCGAATGTTGCATCCAAGGGgtgcatttggatttgaatgcaCACTAGAGAGAGTAATTTCAGAGCTCAAAACTTACAATGATTTTGCCCTTCACAAG CTTTTAGTTTCTTACGGTGGCAGTGATGCTGTTGGAGCActggaaaaaaaacatgtcttggGCTCTGCTAAATGCCAG GCTCTGGCGGAGCTATTACCTTCACTTAAGAAAGCTGGTCATCGCGTGCTTATTTTCAGCCAGTGGACCACAATGCTTGATATTTTGGAATGGGCCTTGGATGTCATCGGAGTGACCTATAGCCGTCTTGATGGCAG TACGCAGGTGGCGGAAAGGCAGACTATAGTGGATACATTTAATAATGACACATCCATATTTGCTTGTTTATTATCAACACGAGCAGGAGGTCAGGGGCTGAATTTAACGGGAGCAGATACTGTAATTATACATGACATGGATTTCAATCCACAAATGGATCGACAAGCTGAAGACCGCTGCCATCGCATCGGCCAGACAAAGCCTGTGACCGTGTACAGGTACCTAAAGATTCTTCAGGGAAAAATGTAG
- the LOC116247345 gene encoding protein CHROMATIN REMODELING 19 isoform X1, whose protein sequence is MKRAFEELSDDEWENHSFQLSRVLKNQSQVKGHPHEHVMNGKSLPSIESFAFQKKKTECVPLSLVEVQSSEEDDDFELGRQRVNRNRNKSVSMAPPYPQNLKDDNFKFCQSRKNVHKSSEDDDDDFEIGKSRVNRNKKKPVPKSPQKPQSLEDDDFEVGGSKMIVNRSRRLVVVDDSDDDTGIGGSDVAHLGAVEVGAVSDDSEGADEDDVVGNALQKCDKISATLRKELYGSASVPSTSCEGYSEVEDSAAKIVTQADISAACADEDSDFEPVLKPYQLVGVNFLLLLYRKKIGGAILADEMGLGKTIQAITYLTLLKHLDNDPGPHLIVCPASVLENWERELQRWCPSFSVIQYHGAARAAYAKELNFLSKSGHPPPFNVLLVCYSLFERHSVQQKDDRRLLKRWKWSCVLMDEAHVLKDRGSYRRKNLFSVAKNANQRLMLTGTPLQNDLHELWSLLEFMMPEIFETGDVDLKKLLNAEDKEMIARIKSILAPFVLRRLKSDVMQQLVPKIQRVEYVTMVPEQDTAYRESINEYRAACEARAVKNSASAEQNSTSFLPQRQISNYFTQFRKIANHPLLVRRIFSDSDAVRLARMLHPRGAFGFECTLERVISELKTYNDFALHKLLVSYGGSDAVGALEKKHVLGSAKCQALAELLPSLKKAGHRVLIFSQWTTMLDILEWALDVIGVTYSRLDGSTQVAERQTIVDTFNNDTSIFACLLSTRAGGQGLNLTGADTVIIHDMDFNPQMDRQAEDRCHRIGQTKPVTVYRLVTKGTVDENIFEIAKRKLILDAAVLESGVELAAENEMPEKTMAEILSSILLG, encoded by the exons ATGAAACGGGCCTTTGAAGAATTGTCCGATGATGAATGGGAGAACCACTCGTTTCAACTGTCCagagttttgaaaaatcaatctCAAGTGAAAGGTCATCCACACGAGCATGTCATGAATGGAAAGTCTCTTCCCTCAattgaatcttttgcatttcagaagaagaaaacagaatgTGTACCTCTATCCTTAGTTGAGGTGCAGAGCtcagaagaagatgatgattttGAACTTGGAAGGCAAAGAGTTAACAGGAATAGAAACAAAAGTGTATCCATGGCTCCTCCTTATCCCCAAAATTTGAAGGatgataatttcaaattttgccaAAGCAGAAAAAATGTCCATAAATCCTCAgaggatgatgacgatgatTTTGAAATTGGTAAGAGCAGAGTTAACAGGAATAAGAAAAAACCTGTACCAAAGTCGCCTCAGAAGCCTCAAAGTTTGGAGGATGATGATTTTGAGGTTGGTGGGAGCAAAATGATTGTAAATCGGTCTAGGAGGCTGGTTGTTGTAGATGACAGTGATGATGATACTGGAATTGGTGGGAGTGATGTTGCACACTTAGGAGCAGTTGAAGTTGGGGCAGTTTCAGATGATAGTGAAGGTGCTGATGAAGATGATGTGGTTGGTAATGCTCTCCAGAAGTGTGACAAGATATCTGCTACCCTGCGTAAGGAACTCTATGGGAGTGCTTCGGTCCCCTCAACATCATGTGAAGGTTACTCAGAAGTTGAGGACTCTGCTGCAAAGATTGTCACTCAA GCAGATATTAGTGCTGCTTGTGCTGATGAAGATTCAGATTTTGAACCAGTTCTTAAACCATATCAGCTTGTGGGAGTGAACTTTCTCCTTTTGTTGTATAGAAAGAAAATTGGTGGAG ccATATTGGCCGATGAGATGGGCCTTGGGAAGACCATCCAG GCAATCACATATTTGACTTTGTTGAAACACTTGGACAATGATCCTGGTCCCCATTTGATTGTTTGTCCGGCCTCAGTCTTAGAGAACTGGGAACGAGAGCTCCAAAGATGGTGCCCATCCTTTTCAGTCATCCAATATCATGGGGCTGCAAGAGCAGCCTATGCCAAGgaattgaattttctttctaaatctGGTCATCCACCACCATTTAACGTGCTTTTAGTCTGCTATTCTCTTTTTGAACGACATAG TGTACAACAGAAGGATGACCGTAGATTACTAAAACGTTGGAAATGGAGTTGTGTGCTAATGGATGAAGCTCACGTCTTGAAGGACAGAGGTAGCTACCGTAGGAAAAATCTGTTTTCTGTTGCAAAAAATGCAAATCAGCGCCTGATGTTGACAGGAACTCCTCTTCAAAATGACCTTCAT GAACTGTGGTCCTTACTAGAGTTCATGATGCCTGAGATTTTTGAGACTGGAGATGTGGATTTGAAAAAGTTGTTAAATGCAGAAGATAAAGAAATGATTGCACGCATAAAATCCATTTTGGCACCCTTTGTCTTGAGGCGATTGAAATCAGATGTCATGCAGCAACTTGTGCCCAAAATACAGAGG GTTGAATATGTAACCATGGTACCTGAACAGGATACTGCTTATAGAGAATCAATTAATGAGTATCGTGCTGCTTGTGAAGCTCGTGCTGTAAAAAATTCTGCTTCTGCAGAACAAAACAGCACCAGTTTTCTGCCACAACGACAAATTTCCAACTATTTTACACAGTTCCGGAAG ATTGCAAATCACCCACTGTTAGTAAGGCGAATATTTAGTGACAGTGATGCTGTCAGGTTAGCTCGAATGTTGCATCCAAGGGgtgcatttggatttgaatgcaCACTAGAGAGAGTAATTTCAGAGCTCAAAACTTACAATGATTTTGCCCTTCACAAG CTTTTAGTTTCTTACGGTGGCAGTGATGCTGTTGGAGCActggaaaaaaaacatgtcttggGCTCTGCTAAATGCCAG GCTCTGGCGGAGCTATTACCTTCACTTAAGAAAGCTGGTCATCGCGTGCTTATTTTCAGCCAGTGGACCACAATGCTTGATATTTTGGAATGGGCCTTGGATGTCATCGGAGTGACCTATAGCCGTCTTGATGGCAG TACGCAGGTGGCGGAAAGGCAGACTATAGTGGATACATTTAATAATGACACATCCATATTTGCTTGTTTATTATCAACACGAGCAGGAGGTCAGGGGCTGAATTTAACGGGAGCAGATACTGTAATTATACATGACATGGATTTCAATCCACAAATGGATCGACAAGCTGAAGACCGCTGCCATCGCATCGGCCAGACAAAGCCTGTGACCGTGTACAG GCTTGTCACCAAGGGAACAGTTGACGAGAACATCTTTGAGATTGCAAAGCGCAAATTGATCTTGGATGCAGCAGTTCTTGAATCTGGAGTTGAGCTTGCtgcagaaaatgaaatgccaGAGAAAACCATGGCGGAAATATTGTCCTCAATCCTACTGGGGTGA